The Mastacembelus armatus chromosome 9, fMasArm1.2, whole genome shotgun sequence genome contains a region encoding:
- the fbxo4 gene encoding F-box only protein 4: MAGSVQQLSGSAVIRSLRRFRDRYFPNSSKDGLTTVGTGEEEPRTGFFDSLPVDVQFLIMTFLSPADICRLGATSRYWRALVRDPLLWRYFLLRDMPYWPSIDHVTMPQLEFLDAPLIVEDETLDDRREGGEKGMELKFDYMSEYLKGCPSCRQHWLPSRPAYEVVTSFLQSLVPPSEPRYAMFGPGMEHLDTSLVTRLMHTPDVLPVSGTPQRQINSIGSGISYMFNNQHKFNILTLYSTNRAERERARVDQQNISNRLFIFEGTDDSGYPIYRPAPQVQQVCQVVDGFIYVANAEPGRGQSPQTGGAESEVAHIRAVLSSAGRSTSRPLLVLSCVSREEPEAISAANHQNTTNRNRNRCRISCVDMAKKLGLPQLTNPWMVQDTVVESLSGLLDGISWLLRCSGVKLYGS, from the exons ATGGCAGGCAGCGTCCAACAGCTCAGTGGGTCTGCGGTGATCCGGAGTCTCAGACGCTTCAGAGACAGATATTTTCCAAACAGTAGCAAAGATGGTTTAACCACTGTTGGCACGGGAGAAGAAGAGCCTCGAACTGGATTTTTTGACAGTTTACCG GTGGACGTACAATTCCTGATCATGACCTTTCTGTCTCCTGCGGATATCTGCCGTCTGGGAGCCACTAGTCGGTACTGGAGGGCCCTGGTTAGAGATCCATTACTGTGGAGATATTTCCTCCTCAGGGATATGCCATACTGGCCTTCAATTGATCATGTGACTATGCCCCAACTGGAGTTCTTGGATGCGCCACTAATCGTTGAAGATGAGACCCTAGATGACAGAAGAGAGGGGGGAGAAAAAGGGATGGAACTGAAATTTGACTATATGTCAGA ATACCTGAAAGGCTGCCCGTCCTGCAGACAACACTGGCTTCCTTCGCGGCCCGCATATGAGGTGGTGACCTCATTTCTTCAGTCTTTGGTGCCCCCATCTGAACCACGTTATGCCATGTTTGGCCCTGGCATGGAGCATCTGGATACCTCTTTAGTCACAAGGCTCATGCACACGCCTGATGTTCTTCCTGTGTCGGGCACtccacagagacagataaata GTATCGGCTCAGGCATCAGTTACATGTTCAACAACCAACACAAATTTAATATCCTGACTCTGTACTCAACTAACAG ggcagagagggaaagagcCAGAGTGGATCAACAGAACATCAGTAATAGGCTTTTTATCTTTGAGGGAACAGATGACTCAGGCTACCCAATTTACAGGCCTGCTCCTCAGGTCCAGCAAGTGTGCCAGGTGGTGGATGGCTTCATCTATGTAGCCAATGCAGAGCCTGGGAGAG gtcaGTCTCCTCAAACGGGTGGAGCAGAGTCTGAGGTGGCTCACATTCGAGCTGTTCTGAGCTCAGCTGGACGTTCCACATCCAGGCCTCTGCTGGTGCTCTCCTGTGTCTCCAGAGAAGAGCCAGAAGCTATTAGTGCTGCCAACCATCAAAATaccacaaacagaaacaggaacaggTGTCGAATTTCCTGCGTTGACATGGCAAAGAAACTTGGCCTACCCCAACTGACTAACCCCTGGATG GTGCAGGATACAGTGGTGGAATCCCTCTCAGGTCTTCTGGATGGCATTTCGTGGTTGCTGAGATGTTCCGGAGTCAAACTCTACGGTAGCTAA